Proteins encoded together in one Pseudomonas arsenicoxydans window:
- the secF gene encoding protein translocase subunit SecF, with product MLRTINFMGVRNFAFGVTLFLTALAIFSVFHKGMNWGLDFTGGTLIELTYERPADVTKVREQLVTAGYHEAIVQSFGATTDLLVRMPGEDPQLGHQVAEALLKVGGDNPATVKRVEFVGPQVGEELRDQGGLGMLMALGGILIYLAFRFQWKFAIGAIVSLIHDVIVTIGILSFFQITFDLTVLAAVLAIIGYSLNDTIVVFDRVRENFRVLRKANLIENINISTTQTLLRTMATSISTLLAIAALLFFGGDNLFGFSIALFIGVLAGTYSSIYIANVVLIWLNLNSEDLIPPAATEKEVDDRP from the coding sequence ATGTTACGTACAATCAACTTCATGGGCGTTCGCAACTTTGCGTTCGGCGTCACATTGTTCCTTACTGCGCTGGCCATTTTCAGCGTCTTTCATAAGGGCATGAACTGGGGCCTGGACTTCACCGGTGGTACGCTCATTGAGCTGACCTACGAGCGTCCGGCCGATGTCACCAAGGTGCGTGAGCAGCTGGTTACGGCGGGTTATCACGAGGCAATCGTGCAGAGCTTCGGTGCAACTACCGATTTGCTGGTGCGCATGCCGGGTGAAGATCCGCAACTGGGTCACCAGGTAGCCGAAGCGCTGCTGAAGGTCGGTGGCGATAACCCGGCGACGGTCAAGCGCGTTGAGTTCGTCGGTCCTCAGGTGGGTGAAGAGCTTCGCGACCAGGGCGGCCTCGGCATGCTGATGGCGCTGGGCGGTATCCTGATCTACCTGGCTTTCCGCTTTCAGTGGAAGTTCGCGATCGGTGCCATCGTTTCCCTGATCCACGACGTGATCGTGACTATCGGTATCCTGTCGTTCTTCCAGATCACCTTCGACCTGACGGTGCTGGCGGCGGTACTGGCGATCATCGGTTACTCGCTCAACGACACCATCGTGGTATTCGACCGGGTTCGTGAGAACTTCCGTGTTTTGCGCAAGGCCAACCTGATCGAGAACATCAACATCTCGACCACGCAAACCCTGCTGCGGACCATGGCGACGTCGATCTCCACCTTGCTGGCGATTGCAGCGCTGTTGTTCTTCGGTGGCGACAACCTGTTCGGCTTCTCCATTGCGCTGTTCATCGGCGTACTGGCGGGTACTTACTCGTCGATCTACATCGCGAACGTGGTGCTGATCTGGCTGAACCTGAACAGCGAGGATCTGATTCCTCCTGCGGCAACCGAGAAGGAAGTCGACGACCGTCCATAA
- the yajC gene encoding preprotein translocase subunit YajC gives MSFFISNAMADAAAPAAAGPMGGGFEWIFLVGFLVIFYLMIWRPQAKRAKEQKNLLSSLQKGDEVVTTGGIAGKITKVADDFVVLEVSDTVEMKFQKGAIAATLPKGTLKAI, from the coding sequence ATGAGCTTTTTTATCTCTAATGCCATGGCTGACGCTGCTGCACCGGCAGCTGCCGGCCCAATGGGTGGCGGTTTTGAGTGGATTTTCCTAGTCGGTTTCCTGGTCATCTTCTATCTGATGATCTGGCGTCCACAGGCCAAGCGCGCCAAAGAGCAGAAGAACCTGCTGAGCAGCCTGCAGAAAGGCGACGAAGTTGTGACCACCGGTGGTATCGCCGGCAAGATCACTAAAGTAGCCGACGATTTCGTTGTTCTGGAAGTTTCCGACACTGTCGAAATGAAGTTCCAGAAGGGCGCTATTGCCGCGACGCTGCCAAAAGGCACGCTGAAAGCGATCTAA
- the secD gene encoding protein translocase subunit SecD: protein MLNKYPLWKYILILAVLAVGLIYSAPNLYPDDPAIQVSGASTALLVNQADLDRVSTALKESGISVKAATLAANGKGGLIRLTKAEDQLPAKDVVRKALGDDYVVALNLAQTTPQWLRSLGAHPMKLGLDLSGGVHFLLEVDMDKALDARLKVYEGDVKSLLRKEKLRYRSLPQLNGAIQLGFSDEASREQARALVRKNFNDFDIVPADLNGQPVLRLAMTPAKLAEIREYSIKQNLTTVRNRVNELGVAEPIVQRQGANRIVVELPGVQDTAEAKRILGKTANLEFRLAAEPGASKATSETFEFREGKRPPAQIERGLIITGDQVTDAKAGFGEHGTPEVNIRLDGHGGELMSRATRSNVGRSMAVIFIEQRPVTTYVKQMVNGVEKDVPVQTFKEEKKIISLATIQSPLGAQFRITGLNGQGESSELALLLRAGGLAAPMYFAEERTIGPSLGADNITKGIDASLWGMLFVSLFIIAIYRFFGIIATVALAVNMVLLLALMSLLGATLTLPGIAGIVLTMGMAVDANVLIFSRIREEIAAGMTVQRAINEGFGRAFTAILDANLTTLLVGGILFAMGTGPVKGFAVTMSLGIFTSMFTAIMVTRAMVNLIFGGRDFKKLWI from the coding sequence ATGCTGAACAAATACCCTCTGTGGAAATACATTCTGATCCTGGCGGTGCTGGCGGTCGGTCTGATTTATTCCGCTCCCAATCTATATCCTGATGACCCAGCCATTCAGGTCAGCGGTGCAAGTACTGCGCTGTTGGTCAATCAGGCTGATCTGGACCGTGTGAGCACTGCGCTCAAGGAATCCGGGATCAGCGTCAAGGCGGCCACTCTGGCGGCAAACGGCAAGGGCGGCCTGATCCGTCTGACCAAGGCTGAAGATCAGCTGCCGGCCAAAGACGTCGTGCGCAAGGCTTTGGGTGATGACTACGTCGTCGCACTGAACCTGGCGCAAACCACCCCGCAATGGCTGCGCAGCCTGGGCGCGCACCCGATGAAGCTGGGTCTGGACTTGTCCGGTGGTGTGCACTTCCTGCTCGAAGTGGACATGGACAAAGCCCTCGACGCACGCCTGAAAGTCTACGAAGGCGACGTCAAGAGCCTGTTGCGTAAAGAGAAACTGCGTTATCGCAGCCTGCCGCAACTCAACGGTGCCATTCAGCTGGGTTTCAGTGATGAAGCTTCCCGCGAACAGGCCCGTGCGCTGGTCCGCAAGAACTTCAACGATTTCGACATTGTTCCGGCCGACCTCAATGGCCAACCGGTGCTGCGTCTGGCGATGACCCCGGCCAAGCTGGCGGAAATCCGTGAATACTCCATCAAGCAGAACTTGACCACGGTACGTAACCGCGTCAACGAGCTGGGTGTTGCCGAACCGATCGTCCAGCGTCAGGGCGCCAACCGCATCGTGGTTGAGCTGCCAGGCGTGCAGGACACCGCAGAAGCCAAGCGTATCCTCGGCAAGACGGCCAACCTCGAGTTCCGTCTGGCTGCTGAGCCGGGTGCATCGAAAGCCACTTCCGAGACCTTCGAGTTCCGTGAAGGCAAGCGTCCGCCTGCACAGATCGAGCGTGGCCTGATCATCACCGGTGACCAGGTCACTGACGCCAAGGCTGGCTTCGGCGAGCACGGCACGCCAGAAGTGAACATCCGTCTGGATGGCCACGGTGGCGAGCTGATGAGTCGTGCGACTCGCAGCAACGTGGGTCGCAGCATGGCGGTGATCTTCATCGAGCAGCGCCCGGTGACCACTTACGTCAAGCAAATGGTCAACGGCGTCGAGAAAGACGTACCGGTACAAACGTTTAAAGAAGAGAAGAAGATCATCAGCCTGGCGACCATCCAGTCGCCGCTCGGTGCTCAATTCCGCATCACTGGCCTGAACGGCCAGGGTGAGTCGTCCGAACTGGCGCTGCTGTTGCGTGCCGGTGGTCTGGCTGCACCGATGTACTTCGCTGAAGAGCGCACTATTGGCCCGAGCCTGGGTGCTGACAACATCACCAAAGGTATCGATGCATCGTTGTGGGGCATGCTGTTTGTCTCGCTGTTCATCATCGCCATCTACCGCTTCTTCGGCATCATCGCCACCGTCGCTCTGGCGGTGAACATGGTGCTGCTGCTGGCGTTGATGTCGCTGCTGGGTGCAACGCTGACCCTGCCAGGTATCGCCGGTATCGTGTTGACGATGGGTATGGCGGTCGACGCCAACGTACTGATCTTCTCGCGGATTCGTGAAGAGATCGCGGCAGGCATGACGGTACAACGGGCAATCAACGAAGGCTTCGGCCGGGCATTCACCGCGATTCTCGACGCCAACCTGACAACACTGTTGGTCGGCGGGATTCTCTTTGCGATGGGCACCGGTCCCGTCAAAGGCTTCGCAGTGACCATGTCCCTCGGGATCTTTACCTCGATGTTCACGGCCATCATGGTGACCCGCGCGATGGTCAACCTGATCTTCGGCGGTCGTGACTTCAAGAAGTTGTGGATTTAA
- a CDS encoding glycine zipper 2TM domain-containing protein, protein MNKSLLVGAVLGAVGVTAGGAVATYSLVKSGPEYAQVLAVEPVKTQIKTPREVCKDVAVTRQAPVKDQHQILGTAIGAVAGGLLGNQIGGGTGKKIATVAGAVGGGYAGNKVQEGMQNRDTYTTTQTRCNTVNDISDKVVGYDVRYSLDGKEGKVRMDRDPGNQIPVDKEGKLVLSQNNEQNR, encoded by the coding sequence GTGAACAAGTCGTTGCTGGTTGGTGCGGTATTGGGTGCTGTCGGTGTGACTGCCGGGGGTGCTGTTGCCACCTACAGCCTGGTTAAAAGCGGCCCTGAGTATGCGCAAGTTCTAGCCGTTGAACCGGTCAAGACACAGATCAAAACGCCACGTGAAGTGTGCAAGGATGTAGCAGTAACCCGGCAAGCGCCGGTGAAAGACCAACACCAGATCCTGGGTACCGCCATTGGTGCGGTGGCAGGTGGTTTGTTGGGTAACCAGATTGGCGGCGGTACGGGCAAGAAAATTGCCACGGTTGCCGGCGCGGTCGGCGGTGGTTACGCGGGCAACAAGGTGCAGGAAGGTATGCAGAATCGCGACACCTACACCACGACCCAAACTCGCTGTAACACCGTGAATGACATCAGTGACAAGGTCGTCGGATACGACGTTCGTTACTCGCTCGATGGCAAGGAAGGCAAAGTGCGGATGGATCGTGATCCGGGCAACCAGATTCCGGTCGACAAGGAAGGCAAGCTGGTCCTGTCGCAGAACAACGAACAGAATCGCTAA